In the Danaus plexippus chromosome 4, MEX_DaPlex, whole genome shotgun sequence genome, one interval contains:
- the LOC116768848 gene encoding phosphoinositide 3-kinase adapter protein 1 isoform X2 has protein sequence MVIIDNPSYFAFPDKDVTDSAGPQASGSEQFSRSAPARAWADNARPLSSPRRREPESPRRKEFRALLRSLSAKEPEEAEAFLKGQPRPGDCAPGDMKHTFTAPRIKKGKISSKVVTSNGSRDHEEVFYTIPLQGRRRHSVGGYLATGSGGTGEVTTVPSEVPKMPPPRINKTEEEAVKRRRPKNFSFKEMEDIAILWSSGSPESALWSDYLVASFDKIMSQRARHHYRVTPVTAEELVSAESQDKLDKLGKAQLQIVILCPILASKLSELKRELNADTIFKTDKVLVMLLGVEKNQIISNNCEDYSNIDQWKMMSVREKDTSFVDTFLTAAVGILRTKDCKDTAADRTSFSIVPKKVKIGQSRVIALLNDPIREEDSIKIMVDKKGEVIHIPTFKKRNPYTLQFDIPESCLEVSMLVWVRVSKNGQSLGRRQIKCESRLRELDQLLRASDHPLEFMCQTLGFKTTSKEQLDSWMLNAFQKNIPPHFNLLASNEHYNPKADMSSGEEYPTLLHWAARFGLESVCWQLLECPGGAAAVAIRNARRRTPPDLARDHNHHRLADMLADHLKINEFSNMYYYLKNMSDNDKEDSQEEDKHPEELCIVETEDTVDSPSCDHKEDASGAPSDPFSEVCTQNLEESPDRKEEKKQRPNPIKLPKVKEQFYQNDFPLHDHKIDRVQQAIEHDYLFQPSNIKVESPKFRPNNLYANSSRLLPQQSDVFLYSPTEESKTFNIETPTSDISQINLNVRNSGSIKSGKDASGQEELAEIINDFKNNVFTISEVEKLVMEWRNRNETQQSLKEKQEQLNKMREEYDKIQQKIKDNMKRPTPFERVKKMFSKSKSNKHHETNTGTIEKRNGNTRPNSSLSDSSSSSGRLSTVSGGSVGETHSGQSELDDKARSVISASTLTMNSCDDNRLDDYLIPPPPRPLNGCPQFTTFGHPKHDNRSQHMATIVEREASASRERLDCDSDTSSTHLRLNFSSRDRSVASRCDDRDGAHMYMNISAAHT, from the exons ATGGTGATCATAG ATAATCCTTCGTACTTCGCGTTCCCGGACAAAGATGTCACGGATAGCGCTGGCCCCCAGGCCTCAGGGTCTGAACAATTTTCCCGATCAGCTCCAGCTCGAGCTTGGGCTGACAATGCCAGGCCACTCAGCTCCCCCCGGAGACGAGAACCAGAAAGCCCCCGAAGAAAGGAGTTCAGAGCACTTCTCAGATCGCTATCAGCAAAGGAACCTGAAGAAGCAGAAGCATTTCTCAAAGGTCAGCCGCGGCCAGGAGATTGTGCACCCGGAGATATGAAACACACCTTTACTGCTCCGCGTATAAA AAAGGGCAAAATTAGTTCCAAAGTTGTCACATCTAACGGTTCAAGGGATCATGAAGAGGTGTTTTATACAATTCCCTTGCAAGGTCGAAGACGACACTCAGTCGGAGGATACCTAGCCACTGGTTCTGGTGGCACGGGAGAAGTTACGACTGTTCCGAGTGAAGTTCCGAAGATGCCGCCAccaagaattaataaaacagaagAAGAGGCTGTTAAAAGAAGACGACCAAAGAATTTCTCTTTCAAAg AAATGGAAGACATCGCAATACTTTGGAGCTCAGGTTCTCCAGAGAGCGCCTTGTGGTCCGACTACCTCGTGGCCAGCTTTGACAAGATCATGTCGCAAAGAGCCAGACATCATTATag agTCACTCCAGTCACCGCAGAAGAATTAGTTTCGGCTGAATCTCAAGATAAACTAGACAAATTGGGCAAAGCTCAACTACAAATAGTCATACTTTGTCCAATTCTCGCGTCTAAATTGTCAGAGCTCAAGAGAGAGCTGAACGCTGATACTATTTTCAAAACCGACAAAGTTCTAGTTATGTTGTTAGGAGTTGAGAAGAACCAAATTATATCTAACAACTGCGAAG ACTATTCCAACATAGACCAATGGAAGATGATGTCTGTTCGGGAGAAGGATACGTCTTTTGTGGACACATTCCTTACGGCCGCTGTTGGTATCCTGCGTACAAAAGACTGCAAAGACACTGCCGCGGATAGAACTAGCTTCTCGATTGTACCAAAGAAAGTTAAAATT GGTCAAAGTCGAGTGATAGCGCTCCTCAACGACCCCATTCGAGAGGAAGATAGTATTAAGATAATGGTAGACAAAAAAGGAGAGGTCATTCACATACCGACGTTTAAGAAAAGAAATCCGTATACACTACAATTTGATATTCCAG aaTCATGTCTGGAGGTGTCGATGTTGGTTTGGGTGAGGGTGAGCAAGAATGGACAATCGCTGGGCAGGAGACAAATAAAATGCGAGAGTCGTTTGAGAGAGTTGGATCAATTGTTAAGAGCATCCGATCATCCTTTGGAGTTCATGTGCCAG ACTTTAGGTTTTAAGACTACGAGCAAGGAACAACTGGACAGCTGGATGTTGAACGCCTTTCAGAAGAATATTCCACCGCACTTTAATTTGCTGGCCTCAAACGAACATTACAACCCCAAAGCGGACATGAGCA GCGGCGAGGAGTACCCGACGTTGCTTCATTGGGCGGCTCGGTTTGGTCTGGAGAGTGTGTGCTGGCAGCTATTAGAGTGTCCGGGGGGCGCGGCCGCCGTCGCTATCAGGAACGCCCGCCGCAGGACGCCGCCCGACCTCGCCCGCGACCACAACCATCACAGGCTGGCTGACATGTTGGCTGATCATCTC AAAATAAACGAATTCTCAAACATGTACTACTATTTGAAGAATATGTCCGACAATGATAAAGAGGACTCACAAGAGGAAGACAAACATCCTGAAGAACTTTGTATCGTGGAGACGGAAGACACTGTTGACTCACCGAGCTGTGACCACAAGGAAGACGCGAGCGGCGCCCCATCGGATCCTTTCAGTGAAGTCTGCACACAGAACTTAGAAGAATCACCTGATAGGAAAGAAGAGAAAAAGCAAAGACCGAATCCTATTAAACTGCCAAAAGTGAAGGAACAATTTTACCAAAACGATTTTCCCCTGCACGATCACAAAATTGATAGAGTTCAGCAAGCTATTGAACATGACTACTTATTCCAACCATCCAATATAAAGGTCGAAAGCCCAAAATTCCGACCAAACAATTTGTATGCGAACAGCTCGAGATTACTACCGCAGCAATCTGACGTGTTTCTTTACTCACCCACCGAAGAATCGAAGACTTTCAACATTGAAACGCCGACAAGTGATATAAGTCAGATAAATTTGAACGTTCGCAACAGTGGGAGCATTAAATCTGGCAAAGATGCCTCCGGCCAAGAGGAGCTGgcagaaataataaatgatttcaagAACAACGTGTTCACAATATCTGAAGTTGAAAAACTCGTGATGGAGTGGCGGAACAGAAACGAAACACAGCAGTCGCTGAAAGAAAAACAGGAACAGCTCAATAAGATGAGAGAAGAGTACGACAAGATACAACAGAAGATTAAAGACAACATGAAAAGGCCGACGCCGTTCGAGAGAGTTAAAAAGATGTTCTCAAAAAGCAAGAGCAACAAAC aTCACGAAACAAACACTGGAACaattgaaaaaagaaatgGGAACACTAGACCGAACAGCAGTTTAAGTGACA GTTCGTCATCTTCCGGTCGTCTCAGTACAGTCAGCGGCGGAAGTGTTGGAGAAACACACAGCGGCCAGTCTGAGTTAGACGATAAGGCTAGATCAGTT ATATCCGCGAGTACTCTGACAATGAATTCGTGTGACGATAATCGTCTCGACGACTACTTGATCCCGCCGCCGCCGCGACCCCTCAACGGATGTCCACAATTCACAACATTCGGACATCCTAAACACGACaatag AAGTCAACACATGGCAACTATTGTTGAGAGAGAAGCCTCCGCCTCCAGAGAAAGGCTGGATTGCGACTCCGATACGAGCTCCACACACCTGCGACTGAACTTTTCTTCGCGCGACAGATCTGTCGCGAGCAGGTGCGACGATCGCGACGGCGCTCACATGTACATGAATATTTCAGCTGCGCATACATAG